The sequence TGGCAGCATTAGCACAGGTCAGTTGCATAAGTTACAATTAGCCCGACTGATTGCCGCACGGGCCAATTTGTTATTGCTCGATGAACCAACCAACCACCTAAGTTTTGATGTTCTAGAGCAATTCGAGGCTGCGCTCAATCAGTTTGCTGGGCCAATCATTGCGGTTTCGCATGATCGGCGCTTTATCCAGCAATTTGCTGGCGAGATTTGGCATTTACAACAGGGACGGTTAACGCGCCTATGCTGACATCATTTGAACAAACAATTATCGAACCAGCCCGTTATCAGCTAGAAACTTTGATTATTGGCCAAGAATTGCTTGGCCTCGAACAAACTGCCTCGACCAACAGCCTGATTCGTGAACGCGCTTTTGCTGGGGTCTCCGAAGGCTTGGTGATTGTTGCCAACGAACAAACCGCTGGCCGTGGGCGACGCGGACGTAGCTGGAGCGCTCCGGCTGGCAGTAGTTTGTTGCTTTCGCTGCTGTTACGGCCAACGTGGCTCTTGCCAAGCGAAAGCTTTTTATTGACCATGCTGGCGGCGGTGGCGATTAGCGAAGCAATTGAACGCGAAACTAATTGCAAGGTCGAGCTAAAATGGCCCAACGATCTATTAATTAATGGGCGGAAGTTGGCGGGCATTTTAGTTGAGCTAGAGACGGCTGGCCCCGAACGGCTGCGCTGGGCCGTGATTGGGAGCGGTATCAACGTCAATTGGCGGCCAACCGAAGATCTAAGCATCAACCAAGCGGCTACCTCGTTGGCAGTGGAATGCGGCAAGGATGTTGATCGGGCGGCCTTGCTGAGGGCAATTTTGCAAAGCTACGATCGCCAGTATCTGAGTTTGCGCAGTGGCCGTCGCGAAGCCTTACGTCAAACTTGGCTCAGCCGTTTAACCACGCTCGGACAAACTGTCGAAGTTGAGTTGAGCAGCCACAATTTCACTGGCGTGGCCGAATCGGTCGATCAGCATGGTGGCTTACAAGTGCGCAGCAGCGACGGTCAACTGCATACGGTTTACGCTGGCGATGTTAAAGTTCGCCCAGTCACACAAGCATAATTTGGTAGCATCTTCAATAGCCTAGCGTTGCTCAAGCCCCAAGGTTTGACAGCGTTTTAGGCTATTGTTATACTCGCCACGTTGTGACACCTGTCACATGAATTAAAGGCCACAATTCATGCAGATCGATTCCCTTGCGGCAAATCAACCACCAACCTCAGGCTGGCAGCGCTTCCAACCTTGGCTTAATTTGCTTGGAATTAATTTTTTCATGCTGGTTGCCTTGGCAAGTTTTGGTTTGGGCCAGAGCTTGGTTTGGCTGACAACCCATACGCTTGAAATTGCTGCCAGCCTTAGTTTTATGCTTGGAGTATGGTTGCTGCCTGGTTGGGCGGTAATCCGCTGGTGTAGCCCAAGTGGCCTCTTTGATCAGCTTGAACGCTGGGCATTAAGTTGGAGTATTGGAATTGCCCTGCCACCAATCTTGCTGCAACTCGCCGATTTGGTCGGCTTAGCAATCAATCGTTGGCTGGTAGTTGGTTATGGTGGCTTGGCTTTGCTGGCAGCAGTCTGGCCAAAAAACCACAGCACTTGGCCTAATC comes from Chloroflexota bacterium and encodes:
- a CDS encoding biotin--[acetyl-CoA-carboxylase] ligase, whose protein sequence is MLTSFEQTIIEPARYQLETLIIGQELLGLEQTASTNSLIRERAFAGVSEGLVIVANEQTAGRGRRGRSWSAPAGSSLLLSLLLRPTWLLPSESFLLTMLAAVAISEAIERETNCKVELKWPNDLLINGRKLAGILVELETAGPERLRWAVIGSGINVNWRPTEDLSINQAATSLAVECGKDVDRAALLRAILQSYDRQYLSLRSGRREALRQTWLSRLTTLGQTVEVELSSHNFTGVAESVDQHGGLQVRSSDGQLHTVYAGDVKVRPVTQA